The Rhizobium rosettiformans genomic sequence TGTGGCGCTCACCAACGATCTGGACATGGAGAAGGAATTCGCGTCGCTGAGACCGCTTTCAAATTCGAAGCTGGGCGGAAACCAGACCAATCTCTACGACGATCAAAGGATCAGTTGCACCATGACGGTACAGAACTGATCAGGGTCAGTCCGAGGACAGCCGGATACGATGACCAATCAGGGGCTGATCGCTTCGGGCAGCACCTGCCACGCTAGCGTCTGCGCCAGAGTCCATCTGCCAGTCCTGAACTTCAAGCTGGACGAGCGAACGGACGGCGTCGAGCGACCGCTCGCGGCCATGCGTGCCCGCCAGCGCCTCGCCCAGGCGGCTCAGAAGGTCTTCGGTCGGGTTATGCGGGGACTGCGTCACCTCGATGCTCCTCTGACGACATCCTGCTACAAACATGGGCATTGCGGAAGCCGTTCGCCATCAAAGCTGGCCCCAAACACTTAAAAAAGTCGCAATTCCTCGTGAGCGGCGCGCCCAAGCACCTCGCTTTCGAGCAGAATGGCAAACAAAGTGTGATGATCAGTCAGCGTCGGCCGGAAGACTCAACGGGGGCTTTGCGCCCCCGGAGTTAAATTAGGCAGCCATGCCCCAGGCGGACGGGTCGTCATCGCCGAACATGCGCTCGAGGCTAAGGAAGCAGATCATGCTCTTGTCATGGGCAATGATGCCGTCGGAGAAGGCTGCACTCGGGCCGGTCGCGGCCGGAAGAGGCTGCAGCGTGCTGCCAGACACTGTCAGGATGTCGGAGACGCCGTCGACCAGCAGACCGACGGTCATGCCGTTGACTTCGGTGACAACAACGGCACTGCGCTCCGTCGCCTGGGCCGCCGGCATTCCGAGCTTCACAGCGAGATCGACGATCGGGATGACCGTCCCGCGAAGATTCATGACGCCGAGGACTTCGTAGGGCGAGTGCGGGATGGGCGTAACCGGTGCCCAGCCGCGGATTTCGCGGATCGATGTCGTTTTGACGCAGAACTCCTGTTGGTGAAGCCGAAAGGCGATGATTTCGAGGGCATCGGCGGCGTTCGACGTCGTATTCATCTGCGATTTCCTCCTGCTGCGAGCCTGCGTCGGCTGGCAGCTTGTCACGATGTTGGTTCACCGGGGATCCCGGCGGCAGAGGCCCGCTCTGCACTCCAAATCAATTTAGCCCACCAGTAATTAAAGAATATCTAAATCAATCAGGAGAATCCGCAACTGGTGCCACAGACATGGCCGTCATCGCGCGAGCATTGTGAAATGCGCCATCTGTCCGGCACTCCACCAGGAAAATTCTTGCAGCAGCGAGGACTCGACCGCGCCGATCCG encodes the following:
- a CDS encoding chemotaxis protein CheW, encoding MNTTSNAADALEIIAFRLHQQEFCVKTTSIREIRGWAPVTPIPHSPYEVLGVMNLRGTVIPIVDLAVKLGMPAAQATERSAVVVTEVNGMTVGLLVDGVSDILTVSGSTLQPLPAATGPSAAFSDGIIAHDKSMICFLSLERMFGDDDPSAWGMAA